CCCGATATTGAGAATGGCTTCCTGTACGAGCTGGCCCAAGCCCAGATGAGCAGGGAGATCTTTCCAAAAGCCCCGCTGAAGTATATGCCTCCCACCAAATTCATGACCGGCAACATCTTCAAAGGTTATGTTCAGGACGCCCTGTTCAATGTCGTTTCAATCTGGACCAACCAGGGGATACAGCTTTTGGGAATGCTGACCGAGGCGATACACACGCCCTTCATGGGAGACAGATATCTGGCCATAGAGAACGCGAAGTACATATTCAACAACATGCGTGCGTTGGGAGATGAAGTGGTTTTCAAGAAGGACGGGATAATCCACGCCAGGGCTAACCAGGTGCTAGATCAGGCAATAGAACTCCTCACTGAAATAGAGGAAGACGGTCTTTTCCGGGCGCTCGAGAGGGGAGTTTTTGCCGGAGTCAGACGCCCTGTCGAAGGAGGTAAGGGACTGTCGGGCGTGGTTTTGAAAGGGGAGCGTTACAGAAATCCATTTCTTGAGAAAATGCTTGGGGGGTCTTACATATGAGTGGTTACTCTTTGGAAAGCAAAAAGCCGGATAGAGCGCTGGACTTGACCAGGATCAGGCCTTATGGTGACACCATGAACGATGGAAAGGTTCAACTGAGCTTCACGCTTCCTGTGCCGAACGGACCGGAGGCCGTCGAGGCGGCCAAGATTCTTATGAGAAAGATGGGTTTCAAAGAGCCACAGATAGTCTTCTCCAGGGAAATATCGGAAAGCTTCACCTTCTTCGTGGCTTACGGCGTGTCGATACACGAGATCGATTACTCCTCTATAAAAGTTCCGAAACTCTCCCTCGAGAAAATGTCGATGGAGGAGATCGACAGATTCATAGATGAGAGGATAAGAAGAAAAGTGGTGGTGGTCGGCGCCAGCACTGGAACCGACGCCCATACGGTTGGGATAGACGCGATAATGAACATGAAGGGGTTTGCTGGTCATTACGGGCTGGAGAGGTACCGCAACTTCACGACCTACAACATGGGAAGCCAGGTACCGAACGAAGAGCTGGTGGCGAGGGCTATTGAGGTCGGTGCCGACGCCATACTAGTCTCCCAAACCGTTACTGCGAAGAACGTTCATTTGAAGAACATGGCCGATCTCGTCGAACTTCTAGAGGCCGAGAATCTTCGCAAAAAGATTATTCTCATAGCGGGTGGGGCCAGGATCACGCACGAACTTGCTAAAGAGCTCGGTTACGACGCCGGGTTCGGACCGGGCTCGTTCGCCGAGGATGTCGCGTCTTTCATAGTGCAAAAGCTTGAGACCATGATTGGAAATCTATGATAGAATTTCTTATCGCTTACTTTCTGGGGGTAGATCCTTATGAAGACTCTGGTTGTCGTTAATCCCAACGCCAGTCACGGCGAATCTGGTAAGGATTTTGAAACGACAGTAAAGGGAATGATAAGGGAGAGACTGGGTAATTTCGACTTGCATGTCACTACCGGTCAGGGAGATGCGATGTCTTTCGTGTCCGATCACGGAGATTACGAGAGAATAATTAGTGTCGGGGGCGACGGTACGCTGAATGAGGTCGTAAATGGAATCATGAACAGCCAGTCGGGTGCCATGCTTGGCATGATAGCTGTAGGTTCGGGCAACGACTTCGCCAGAAGCATCGGTTTGACCCGTAACTACGGCAAGATGGTCGATATCGCCTGTGGAAACAAAACCCGATACGTCGATCTCTTCGAAGTGAGGTATAGAACCTTCTCTGGCGAAAAGGCTGCGAGATTCGCCGTGAACGTCGTGGGAGCCGGTTTCGATGCGGCAGTTACCAATCGGATGAATCGCTCGAGGTTCAAAACCAGCGGTAAAATGGCATATCTTTTATCATTCTTGATCGAATTTTTGACCACCAGGACTTACAAACTCAACTACACCATAGACGGTGGCGAGTTCTCCGACAGGTACTACTTTTTGACCATGGGAAACGGGAATTACTTCGGCGGGGGTATGAGGATAGCGCCGAACGCCGTCGTCGACGACGGGCTCATAGACATAGTTGGAGTCACCAATATGGCCAAGATCAGGTTGCTGTACCACTTCCCCAAGATTTACAAGGGCGAGCATTTGAAGATAGATACTGTCTGCCATCATGTATCGGAGAGAATTTCCGTGAGCAGCGATAGGGATGTTATCATACAGATGGACGGAGAAGTCGTCGGGGAGCTCCCGATGGAAATCTCCGTCCACAAAAAAGCTCTCTGTATTCTTTCAGCGTAATACTTTCAGATTTATGATGGCGCTCTCGAAGGAGAGGTTAGTGTTGTATTCGTTTCCGGCGCTTTCGTAGATGTACTCCTCTCCCGAACCGGTATTGTTGAGATCGGACTTCACATTTTTTATGGCTGCCGTCGCTCTCAAGAAGGCCCGTACATTTTTTGGTATAAAGATATCCCCGTTCGAAATCGCGGTTTTAACTTCGATTCTGGAGTTCGAGACGGCAGGGACTTTGAAATCGGCTTTCAGTACGGCACAATTGACATCCAGTTCCTCGACTTTCAAACCGGCGATGTCGAAACTCCCGTTGACGGCCGCGGTGTTCAGCTTGATTATGTATTTGTAGGCAGGGTTGAGTTTCAAAACCATAGTGCTCGAGGTTAGCCAAGATAGACTCGAATCGGTCTTAAGGGTCCATTTCTTCAAAGTCGAACTACCGCTTTCCTCGATCTTCAGATTTGCTCCCCTGATTGTGTGATCCACATGGGCTACGGTGGAAAGCGGAGCCGCCGTTTCCATCGCTTCGATCCTTATGTTCACCATGGGTAGATCGATCTGTATCTCCACAACCGTGAGTTCTTCGGTTGTTTTCAGTAGCGTCGTTTCCGATACGGTTCTGCTTCCGGAAAGGAAGGCCGAAGGCCAGAAGAAAATGAAGAGTATGAAGCAGACCGTTAGAAATGCGTTCAAGTACCTCAGCCACTTGAGTCCCTTCACCCCTGACAGTATGCTCAACCCTATGAAAACAAGGATTATAGGCCAGTAGTTAATAAGGTTGACGAAGGCATTCAGAAGAGTATCGCCAGTGAAGATACCGAAAATCAGCAGTATCCCAACGAGTACAAATATCAACCCCATCGCGAGTTTCATGCTATCATCCCCTGTTGATGGATTTATAGATGACGAATCCTCCACCGGCCACTAGAACGGCTCCTATGACGAACTTCCAGAAAACACCACTGAAGATGTTCCAGGGTGTGAATGTGCCGAGCAAGAGAGCGATACCAAATATTATTAGCACAATGGCTATTATTATCTTGCTCTTGTCGTCGGATATCTCCATTCTTGGTTTGTCTTCTATTGGTTTGCCTTCCTCGTCCATTATGACAACGTTGTTTTCACTGTTCAAAGGTTCACGCGGGATTATGAACATACCGATGATGTAGATTATCAGCCCGGCTCCGCCGGCGAAAATCAGGGCTACGAATATCAGGCGAACTATTACCGGATCGATCTCCAGATAACTTGCTACGCCGCCGGCAACGCCGTCGATCACTTTGTCTCTTCGAGATTTGTAAAGCCTCTTCCTTGTATCCAAGAGAAACACCTCCTGTCAGGATTTATCATAAAATCCTCATTGAAAATGGACATTAGCATTATAATATGCGTACTGTTAAATTTATACTTGTTCATAGATTTTTGAACTTTTTCAGCGAAACATCCCGGTGATTTGAGTTTTTGGGGGTTGAGATGCAATTAATCTTCATTGTTCCCGCAATAACAATATTGGTATTTATAGGGTTTCTGCCGATCTTCACGGCCTTTTCCGACGCTATGACAATAAATGGAATACCGAGCTTTTTGAACTTCCAGTACATATTTCAGGATCAAGATTTCATGTACAGCCTGAAGATTTCACTAGTTTGGGCCCTTTTAAACACCCTGCTCTCGCTCTCGCTGGGTTTTTTGATAGCCCATCACCTTAACAGGGCTAGAAGATGGCGATTGATATACCTGGCGCTTCTGGTTCCGTGGGGACTTCCGGTCTATATAGGTGTACCGATATGGAGGGCCATCGTGCACGGAGGAGGCGGCACTTCGATACTAAACCTGATTGGCATCGATATAAATCTTCTCACCGACCCTATAGCGTCGTTTCTAGCCGCCCTCTTTGTCAGTGTTTGGTTCAGCCTGCCGCTGACCGTCTTCGTTCTCTGGGATTCGATGGCCACTGTTCAAAACAGTCTTATAGATGTCGCGAAGATCGACGGCGGAAGCCTGTCAACCGTGCTTTTCAGTATTTATCTCCCCATGATGAAGCCGGCCCTGATAACCATGTTTACGATCAACTTCATAAAGTTCTTGAAGGAGTTCACGGTGGTTTTTCTCATGACCGACGGAGGCCCTCCACTTCTGTCAGGCTTCACAAAGAGGAGCATAATTGGTGCCACTACAACACTGGATATATTTATTTACGGCATTTTCACCGGTCGAAGTTCAACGGGCATCGCCTCGGCTTACTCGGTTTTGACGCTTCTGATGGTAGCCTTTGTGATGATTCTCTGGTTTCTGTCCAGCAGGGTCGAGCTGAACGCTCACCTTCTAATCATACTTGTGGTTGCCTCGCAGACAACGCTCGGCGGTTATGTAGGTCTCTTCTTCGGAGGTCTGTACCTCCTGTCTATATGGAAGAAGGGATTGTTCAAATATATAGTAATCGGCGATATCGCAGCCTGCCTTTTGCTCAGTTTGTTCAACGGATTCCTCCGAGGCTTCAACGCGGCCACGATAATCTCTCTGATAGTCTTTCTGATACTCAGAAGGGAGAAGGGTAGTACAACCGTTGTAAAAAGGGGCGAAAGGGTTCTGAAACTTCTCACCAGGATCGTTCTGGCGGGCGTACTGATCGCCTCCGTCCTTCCCCTTTTCGTTCTGTTCTGGATAAGCCTATCAGGACTTTCGACAACTTACATGGACACATTTCTCCCCAGATATTTCACTCTGGATAATTTCGTGAGGGTGGTAGGAGAGGAAGGAATAATCACAACTCTTCTAAACACCCTTTTCGTTTCTCTCGTTACTGGACTGGCCGTGCCTTTACTCACATTTCAGTTTGCCCTCACCTTGAGGAAGCTCAGAAACTCGCTCTCGGACATCGTAGTTGTCATATTGAACATCGTGGGCGTGATAGGTGGTATGCACACACTGGTTCCATTGTACTCCATATTCAGATCACTGGGAATGATAGACAGCTATTTTCCGGTGATACTGGTTTATATCTCCCACGCTATACCATTTTCGGTTTTCACCATAAGAACCTACCTAGAATCCGTGCCAGAGAGTCTGGAGGATCAGGCGAGGATCGACGGAGTTGGAACGGTCTCCTTTGGTTTCAGGATACTCCTGCCCCTATCCAGACCGGTGCTGACGACCTCGTT
This portion of the Mesotoga infera genome encodes:
- a CDS encoding ABC transporter permease; this translates as MQLIFIVPAITILVFIGFLPIFTAFSDAMTINGIPSFLNFQYIFQDQDFMYSLKISLVWALLNTLLSLSLGFLIAHHLNRARRWRLIYLALLVPWGLPVYIGVPIWRAIVHGGGGTSILNLIGIDINLLTDPIASFLAALFVSVWFSLPLTVFVLWDSMATVQNSLIDVAKIDGGSLSTVLFSIYLPMMKPALITMFTINFIKFLKEFTVVFLMTDGGPPLLSGFTKRSIIGATTTLDIFIYGIFTGRSSTGIASAYSVLTLLMVAFVMILWFLSSRVELNAHLLIILVVASQTTLGGYVGLFFGGLYLLSIWKKGLFKYIVIGDIAACLLLSLFNGFLRGFNAATIISLIVFLILRREKGSTTVVKRGERVLKLLTRIVLAGVLIASVLPLFVLFWISLSGLSTTYMDTFLPRYFTLDNFVRVVGEEGIITTLLNTLFVSLVTGLAVPLLTFQFALTLRKLRNSLSDIVVVILNIVGVIGGMHTLVPLYSIFRSLGMIDSYFPVILVYISHAIPFSVFTIRTYLESVPESLEDQARIDGVGTVSFGFRILLPLSRPVLTTSFIVAFIGAWNGFLAPLLFLLSDSKYTMGVKLYTYVGSLGSGNPQWNIFGAASIINLLVMGVVFYTFKGYLGKTPLSENYE
- the kamE gene encoding lysine 5,6-aminomutase subunit beta encodes the protein MSGYSLESKKPDRALDLTRIRPYGDTMNDGKVQLSFTLPVPNGPEAVEAAKILMRKMGFKEPQIVFSREISESFTFFVAYGVSIHEIDYSSIKVPKLSLEKMSMEEIDRFIDERIRRKVVVVGASTGTDAHTVGIDAIMNMKGFAGHYGLERYRNFTTYNMGSQVPNEELVARAIEVGADAILVSQTVTAKNVHLKNMADLVELLEAENLRKKIILIAGGARITHELAKELGYDAGFGPGSFAEDVASFIVQKLETMIGNL
- a CDS encoding diacylglycerol/lipid kinase family protein, whose translation is MKTLVVVNPNASHGESGKDFETTVKGMIRERLGNFDLHVTTGQGDAMSFVSDHGDYERIISVGGDGTLNEVVNGIMNSQSGAMLGMIAVGSGNDFARSIGLTRNYGKMVDIACGNKTRYVDLFEVRYRTFSGEKAARFAVNVVGAGFDAAVTNRMNRSRFKTSGKMAYLLSFLIEFLTTRTYKLNYTIDGGEFSDRYYFLTMGNGNYFGGGMRIAPNAVVDDGLIDIVGVTNMAKIRLLYHFPKIYKGEHLKIDTVCHHVSERISVSSDRDVIIQMDGEVVGELPMEISVHKKALCILSA
- a CDS encoding PspC domain-containing protein — translated: MDTRKRLYKSRRDKVIDGVAGGVASYLEIDPVIVRLIFVALIFAGGAGLIIYIIGMFIIPREPLNSENNVVIMDEEGKPIEDKPRMEISDDKSKIIIAIVLIIFGIALLLGTFTPWNIFSGVFWKFVIGAVLVAGGGFVIYKSINRG